A single genomic interval of Thermodesulfobacteriota bacterium harbors:
- a CDS encoding NAD-binding protein: MKSIWILGAGRFGLKAATALSRKSKKIKVTVVEKNNEICKKTEKLGFQTVCMDAIQYLDQRLKNPDYPDWIIPAIPVHVVYEWVRLKLKNSCILKTTPVPEKVITDLPNVFKGKKNEIYMSIADFICPDNCPEPENICTHTGKPRPFTLYQKLELIRYDHFRSVVVRSRQLSPGVGGYSPGALFRALDVIRTSTAPLLLSTACRCHGVMHAFNIEKK; this comes from the coding sequence ATGAAAAGTATCTGGATACTGGGTGCAGGCAGGTTCGGGTTAAAAGCTGCCACAGCGTTGTCGCGGAAAAGTAAGAAGATTAAAGTTACCGTGGTTGAAAAAAACAATGAAATTTGCAAAAAGACAGAAAAGCTGGGATTCCAAACCGTGTGCATGGATGCAATTCAATATTTGGATCAACGCCTTAAAAATCCAGATTATCCCGACTGGATCATTCCGGCAATTCCTGTTCATGTGGTATATGAATGGGTGAGATTAAAACTAAAAAATAGCTGTATTCTAAAGACAACACCGGTACCTGAAAAAGTGATAACGGATCTTCCTAACGTTTTCAAAGGGAAGAAAAATGAAATCTATATGAGCATTGCCGATTTTATCTGCCCGGATAACTGTCCTGAACCAGAAAATATTTGCACCCATACAGGCAAACCAAGGCCGTTTACTCTATATCAAAAGCTCGAGTTAATCAGATATGATCATTTTCGTTCGGTTGTGGTTAGAAGTCGCCAATTGTCACCCGGAGTCGGAGGTTATTCACCCGGAGCTTTATTTCGCGCCTTGGATGTAATCCGGACTTCAACTGCTCCGCTATTATTAAGTACCGCCTGTCGCTGCCATGGGGTCATGCATGCATTTAACATAGAAAAAAAGTAA
- a CDS encoding AMP nucleosidase produces the protein MSIKEHEYIRQTLERYTNCSLESFCDHVLITNFKQYITRFQQKTKGEYFEGNFGIVNVKEINCTMIDFSIGSPQAALVINCLAYLGNLKSVVMLGMCGGIDDILEIGDFLIPSAAIRGEGTSRHYLPPEFPAIPASSVNLFCIGAVKKAGFSPRCGIVYTTDRRLWEFDDEFVDYLRRQRILAIEMELATLFSVAYKYEVPIGSIMLVSDMPLQKRGIKDKKLQDEIFSKYMDIHLNIALDAVDQLNTRWDEVERKLTSEW, from the coding sequence ATGTCCATTAAGGAACACGAGTACATAAGGCAGACACTGGAACGATATACCAACTGCAGCCTGGAAAGTTTCTGCGACCATGTGCTCATCACTAATTTTAAACAGTATATCACTCGTTTTCAGCAAAAGACAAAGGGCGAGTACTTTGAGGGGAACTTTGGGATTGTAAATGTAAAAGAGATAAATTGTACCATGATAGATTTCAGTATCGGCTCGCCCCAGGCAGCGCTGGTGATTAACTGTCTGGCTTATCTTGGTAATCTCAAGTCCGTGGTTATGCTGGGAATGTGTGGTGGTATAGATGACATCCTTGAAATTGGTGACTTCCTGATTCCTTCTGCAGCTATTCGTGGTGAGGGGACAAGCAGACATTATCTGCCTCCGGAGTTTCCTGCGATTCCAGCCTCTTCAGTTAATCTTTTTTGTATCGGGGCGGTAAAAAAAGCAGGTTTTTCTCCCAGGTGTGGCATTGTATACACAACGGACAGAAGGCTATGGGAGTTTGACGATGAGTTTGTGGACTACTTGCGACGCCAAAGGATACTTGCCATAGAAATGGAACTGGCCACTCTCTTTTCTGTGGCCTACAAGTACGAAGTACCTATCGGTTCCATCATGCTGGTTTCGGATATGCCATTGCAAAAACGAGGCATAAAAGATAAGAAGCTACAAGACGAGATATTTTCCAAATATATGGATATTCATTTGAATATCGCATTGGATGCAGTGGATCAATTGAATACCAGGTGGGACGAAGTGGAAAGAAAGCTCACCAGTGAATGGTGA